From the Flavimarina sp. Hel_I_48 genome, one window contains:
- the ruvA gene encoding Holliday junction branch migration protein RuvA, whose translation MITHLNGKLVEKNPTDVVIECNGVGYSVNVSLHTYSLLPEGEKIQLFTYMHVKEDAQTLYGFMHKSEREIFKLLISVSGVGTSTARTMLSSLNPEELKHAIATGDVPVIQSVKGIGAKTAQRIILDLKDKILKVYDIDDVSQPASNTNKEEALSALETLGFARKQAEKVCAKIVREDPGAGVETIIKQALKNL comes from the coding sequence ATGATCACACACTTGAACGGTAAACTGGTGGAGAAAAACCCTACAGACGTTGTCATTGAATGTAATGGCGTAGGTTATTCCGTTAACGTTTCACTGCACACCTATTCGTTACTTCCCGAGGGCGAAAAAATACAGTTGTTTACCTACATGCATGTTAAGGAAGATGCGCAAACCTTGTATGGTTTTATGCATAAGTCAGAACGTGAAATTTTTAAATTGCTCATATCTGTTTCTGGTGTGGGAACAAGTACTGCGCGAACCATGTTGTCCTCCTTAAATCCAGAGGAGCTTAAACATGCCATTGCCACCGGCGATGTTCCTGTTATACAATCAGTAAAAGGTATAGGTGCGAAAACCGCACAACGCATTATTTTAGATCTTAAGGATAAAATATTAAAAGTCTATGATATTGACGATGTTTCACAACCGGCGAGCAATACAAATAAAGAAGAGGCGTTATCTGCTTTAGAGACACTGGGTTTTGCACGGAAACAAGCAGAAAAAGTATGTGCTAAAATTGTGCGTGAGGATCCTGGCGCAGGGGTGGAGACTATTATCAAACAAGCACTAAAAAACTTGTAA
- a CDS encoding DUF4168 domain-containing protein, which yields MSKIKRILSGAFVFAAMSSMPAFSQMEATPQLDQSETEISDEELQKFANAYKQMQVMGQQAQQKMVQSVEEEGMEIERFNEIHQASMDADAESDASDDEKATHKKIVTKLDTMQKDFQDKLTKVVENQDLDIERYQMIATALQTDTELQQRLQKMLQ from the coding sequence ATGTCTAAGATAAAAAGAATATTAAGCGGTGCTTTTGTATTTGCTGCCATGAGTAGCATGCCTGCTTTTTCTCAAATGGAGGCCACACCACAATTAGATCAAAGTGAAACCGAAATTTCTGATGAAGAATTACAGAAATTTGCCAACGCTTACAAACAAATGCAAGTCATGGGACAACAGGCCCAGCAGAAAATGGTTCAAAGCGTTGAGGAAGAAGGAATGGAAATTGAGCGATTCAATGAAATTCACCAGGCTTCAATGGATGCAGATGCCGAAAGTGATGCTAGCGATGATGAAAAAGCAACGCACAAAAAGATAGTTACTAAGCTAGATACCATGCAAAAGGATTTTCAGGATAAACTGACCAAGGTTGTTGAAAATCAGGATTTGGATATTGAACGTTATCAAATGATTGCAACTGCCCTACAAACAGATACTGAACTGCAACAGCGTCTTCAGAAAATGTTGCAATAA
- a CDS encoding mechanosensitive ion channel family protein, whose protein sequence is MQEFWELNKGTIIYALCVVGIVCILRIATYYLYKFIERKSALKYQGEDIAPIHLIKRILNALWIVLGIMALAFIVIDEESYKRAQKNFEIVFYLGMVAVITLVVASLVRMWFKRAIAKKTALNDDTTSYRFLRYLAVFAVYFVGILLAILAFPSLRGIAQTALGGAGLIAVVAGVASQEALANLVGGLFIIFFKPFRTGDVIKITDTMVGTVTDITLRHTVLRNYENKMIVIPNAIINKEKLVNYDLGDRRCCEWIEIGISYDSDVDLAKHIMREECEQHPNLIDNRSELDLHNEVPKVLVRVTGLGESSVDLRAWAWAMNFPEAFVMRCELLESIKKRFDKEGIEIPFPHRTMVFKKEQLQAIVDDLKKEKAVENDEKEG, encoded by the coding sequence ATGCAGGAATTCTGGGAACTGAATAAAGGTACGATTATCTATGCCCTATGTGTCGTGGGGATTGTATGCATTTTGCGTATCGCCACGTACTATTTGTATAAATTCATCGAACGTAAATCGGCACTTAAATATCAGGGGGAGGATATTGCCCCCATTCACCTAATAAAAAGAATACTCAACGCCTTATGGATTGTGCTGGGTATAATGGCACTTGCCTTTATAGTTATTGATGAAGAGAGCTACAAACGCGCTCAGAAAAATTTTGAGATCGTTTTCTACCTGGGTATGGTAGCGGTCATCACACTGGTGGTCGCTTCACTGGTTCGCATGTGGTTCAAACGAGCCATAGCGAAGAAAACCGCATTGAATGATGATACGACAAGTTATCGGTTTTTAAGGTATCTGGCTGTTTTTGCGGTATATTTTGTAGGTATTTTATTGGCTATTCTTGCATTTCCCTCCTTGCGAGGCATTGCCCAGACTGCACTGGGAGGTGCGGGACTTATCGCGGTAGTAGCAGGTGTGGCATCTCAGGAAGCGCTGGCAAATCTCGTGGGCGGTCTGTTTATCATTTTCTTCAAACCCTTTAGAACCGGTGACGTGATCAAGATCACAGATACGATGGTGGGCACGGTTACAGATATTACCCTCAGGCATACCGTACTCCGCAATTATGAAAATAAGATGATCGTGATCCCAAATGCTATCATTAACAAAGAAAAACTTGTTAATTACGATCTGGGCGACCGGCGGTGCTGCGAATGGATAGAAATAGGGATTTCCTATGATAGCGACGTAGATCTTGCCAAACATATAATGCGGGAAGAGTGTGAGCAACATCCCAATCTGATTGATAACAGAAGCGAACTTGATCTGCATAATGAAGTACCCAAGGTGCTCGTTAGGGTTACAGGGCTTGGAGAATCATCTGTCGATTTGCGCGCCTGGGCCTGGGCAATGAACTTTCCGGAGGCTTTTGTGATGAGGTGCGAACTTCTGGAAAGTATTAAAAAACGTTTTGATAAGGAAGGTATTGAGATTCCCTTCCCACATAGAACGATGGTTTTTAAGAAGGAACAGCTTCAGGCTATTGTAGATGATCTCAAAAAAGAAAAAGCTGTAGAAAACGATGAAAAGGAGGGGTAA
- a CDS encoding NAD(P)H-binding protein, whose product MKIVLTGSLGHISHQIAEKLVKDHDVTIISSSEDRKKEIEDLGATAAIGSLKDAEFLTEAFSKADAVYCMVPPNHFTEPNILLFYRKVGSNYCEAIQRAGVKRVVHLSSIGAHLDKGTGPILGSHALEQMFDQVPDIVLTHMRPTSFYYNLNSFKETIKEHNAIFANYGEDKVPMASTEDIANAIAEELVKMEDVPTYRYVSSDERNGDEIADVLGKAIGKPDLKWKIISDEEMQQGMQASGMPEHIAMSLVDLYASIRSGKLAEEYERQKPQEMGKVKLEDFAKAFAKDF is encoded by the coding sequence ATGAAAATTGTACTCACTGGATCACTTGGACATATAAGCCACCAGATAGCGGAAAAGTTGGTTAAAGATCACGATGTAACCATAATTAGCAGTTCTGAAGATCGGAAAAAAGAAATTGAGGACCTGGGCGCAACGGCAGCTATAGGCTCTTTAAAAGATGCTGAATTCTTAACGGAAGCTTTCAGCAAAGCTGATGCCGTCTATTGTATGGTACCCCCTAATCATTTTACCGAACCCAATATTCTGCTCTTTTACCGTAAAGTGGGGAGCAATTATTGCGAGGCTATACAGCGCGCAGGCGTAAAACGTGTGGTGCATTTAAGCAGTATAGGCGCTCACCTGGATAAAGGTACCGGACCCATACTTGGTTCGCATGCCCTGGAGCAAATGTTTGATCAGGTACCTGATATAGTACTCACGCACATGCGACCCACTTCCTTTTACTATAACCTCAACAGTTTTAAAGAGACCATAAAAGAGCATAACGCGATCTTTGCAAATTATGGCGAGGATAAGGTACCTATGGCTTCTACCGAGGATATTGCAAACGCAATTGCCGAAGAACTTGTCAAGATGGAAGATGTGCCAACATACAGATATGTTTCAAGCGATGAGCGCAACGGGGACGAAATAGCAGACGTACTGGGCAAAGCTATAGGAAAACCAGATTTGAAATGGAAGATTATAAGTGATGAAGAAATGCAACAGGGAATGCAGGCCAGTGGTATGCCAGAACATATTGCCATGAGCCTGGTAGATCTCTATGCAAGTATACGTTCAGGTAAGCTTGCCGAAGAATACGAGCGCCAAAAGCCACAGGAAATGGGCAAAGTAAAACTAGAGGATTTTGCTAAAGCATTTGCCAAGGATTTCTAA
- a CDS encoding MFS transporter, whose product MKNQLSNPVLYLMSISAGLVVANLYYNQPLLHQMAVDFEVSQATVSNVALATQMGYAFGLLFIVPLGDMMANKKILKYDFLLMIISLVAAAVSNSIFLLILSSFFIGFSSAIPQLFVPMAAQLASDENRGRAIGIVMSGLLVGILGSRVISGLVGEQFGWRFMYYAATALMVLLYILLQYKLPKLGPDYKGSYGSLLKSIGYYFKTEPSVRLAALRGGLGFAGLSAFWTTLVFLLEDSFGYGSDVAGAFGLFGVVGAIAAAVVGKMSDKVSKNKLIFYAVVLMIVSWGIFYFSATSIIGLIIGIIVVDLGFQALHITNQNIVFSKNPEARNRVNTIYMVGFFVGGGLGTVLGANAYEHFGWHGVAGLGIILTALIGLVHLIFRKQTV is encoded by the coding sequence ATGAAAAATCAGCTTAGCAATCCTGTACTTTACTTAATGAGTATTTCTGCCGGACTTGTGGTTGCCAACTTATATTACAACCAGCCGTTGTTGCATCAAATGGCGGTTGATTTTGAAGTGAGTCAGGCGACGGTGAGCAATGTAGCGCTGGCCACGCAGATGGGTTATGCTTTTGGCCTGTTGTTTATCGTACCGCTGGGTGATATGATGGCCAACAAGAAAATCCTGAAATACGATTTTTTATTGATGATCATTTCCCTTGTGGCTGCAGCGGTTTCAAATTCAATTTTCTTGTTGATCCTTAGCAGTTTTTTCATTGGTTTTTCATCGGCGATCCCTCAATTGTTCGTTCCCATGGCGGCACAACTGGCAAGTGATGAAAACAGGGGCAGGGCGATAGGTATCGTCATGAGCGGTTTGCTTGTAGGTATTTTAGGAAGCCGGGTCATCAGCGGTCTGGTAGGGGAGCAGTTTGGTTGGCGTTTTATGTATTATGCAGCAACTGCTTTGATGGTGCTGCTGTATATTCTTCTGCAATACAAGCTTCCAAAACTAGGGCCGGATTATAAGGGAAGCTACGGCAGTTTGTTGAAATCCATAGGATATTACTTCAAGACCGAACCTTCGGTACGACTGGCTGCGCTGCGCGGTGGCCTGGGTTTTGCTGGTCTGAGCGCTTTCTGGACCACCCTGGTTTTTCTTCTGGAAGATTCCTTTGGCTATGGCAGTGATGTTGCTGGGGCGTTTGGCCTTTTTGGTGTAGTAGGCGCCATTGCGGCTGCGGTTGTGGGCAAAATGAGCGATAAGGTAAGCAAGAACAAACTTATCTTTTATGCCGTTGTGTTGATGATCGTTTCCTGGGGGATTTTCTACTTTTCGGCTACTTCAATCATTGGGTTAATCATAGGGATTATCGTGGTAGACCTGGGTTTTCAGGCGCTTCACATTACGAACCAAAACATTGTTTTTTCAAAAAACCCTGAAGCACGCAACCGGGTAAATACCATTTATATGGTGGGCTTTTTCGTGGGCGGTGGTTTAGGGACTGTCCTGGGGGCTAATGCTTATGAACATTTTGGTTGGCACGGCGTTGCGGGCCTGGGGATAATCCTTACGGCGCTCATTGGACTTGTACATCTGATTTTTAGAAAACAAACCGTATAA
- a CDS encoding DMT family transporter, protein MNWILLIIAGLFEVAFAGCLGKAKESVGIISTYWYIGFFICAAISMLLLLKVSKELPIGTAYAVWTGIGAVGTVIIGIYIFKEPATFWRLFFLTSLIISIVGLKVVSH, encoded by the coding sequence ATGAACTGGATTCTACTTATCATTGCCGGCCTTTTTGAGGTGGCCTTTGCTGGCTGTCTAGGTAAGGCTAAAGAAAGCGTGGGCATAATTTCAACATACTGGTATATCGGTTTTTTCATATGTGCGGCTATTAGCATGCTTCTGTTGCTCAAAGTAAGTAAAGAACTTCCCATAGGTACGGCGTATGCGGTGTGGACGGGTATTGGCGCTGTGGGTACGGTGATCATCGGTATCTATATATTTAAGGAGCCCGCTACATTTTGGCGTTTGTTTTTTCTTACTTCCCTTATTATTTCCATAGTGGGGCTTAAGGTTGTTTCCCACTAG
- a CDS encoding DUF3570 domain-containing protein, translating to MNKYFLLLICLSGGINTYSQAQDSTSTYKRRVLENTEVDLLASYYSQSGNSAAVTGGRGTEELTDVAPSIVVSIPLNADDVLSIDANISAYTSASSSNIDPFDGNGPADPFVSSSGASSSDVWTNVNVSYSHSSDDRDKIWSANVSLSNEYDYFSVGFGGNYTHLFNEKNTELSVKGNIFLDSWKPIYPIELRPFAQGQNGLANALFSNYKILGNANYQPRFDEFQTKSRNTYALGLTFSQILSKKLQGALELDLVHQEGLLSTPFQRVYFQDIENSFIENFQLADAIELLPDTRFKIAVGGRLNYYINELFVLRSYYRYYTDDWGIRSHTASLEVPIKVAPKFTIYPSYRYYTQTASDYFAGYESHLSTEAFYTSDYDLSNFNANQYGFGATYTDIFTKIHIWELGLKSIDLKYNRYARNSKFKADIIAVGFKFIMD from the coding sequence ATGAATAAATACTTTTTGCTTTTGATTTGTCTTAGTGGCGGAATTAATACTTATTCGCAAGCCCAGGATTCTACAAGCACTTATAAAAGACGGGTTTTAGAAAACACCGAAGTAGACCTGTTGGCGAGTTATTACTCGCAGAGCGGTAACAGTGCCGCTGTTACCGGTGGCCGCGGCACAGAGGAATTGACAGATGTCGCTCCCAGTATTGTTGTTTCCATACCGCTCAATGCTGATGACGTTTTGAGTATAGATGCGAACATTTCTGCCTATACTTCAGCCTCTTCAAGTAATATTGATCCCTTTGATGGAAATGGTCCTGCAGATCCGTTTGTGTCGTCTTCGGGTGCCTCTTCAAGTGATGTATGGACTAATGTAAATGTATCATATAGCCACAGTTCAGATGACCGGGATAAGATCTGGTCTGCAAATGTTTCGCTTTCTAATGAATACGACTACTTTTCAGTGGGTTTTGGAGGGAATTATACCCATTTATTCAATGAAAAAAATACGGAGCTGAGTGTTAAAGGAAATATTTTTCTTGATAGCTGGAAACCTATTTATCCCATAGAGCTACGTCCCTTTGCACAAGGGCAAAATGGTCTTGCAAATGCGTTGTTTAGTAACTATAAGATACTGGGGAATGCTAATTATCAGCCTCGTTTTGATGAGTTTCAGACCAAATCGCGTAATACTTATGCTTTGGGTTTAACCTTTTCACAGATCCTATCGAAAAAATTACAGGGAGCACTAGAGCTTGATCTAGTGCATCAGGAAGGATTGCTTTCCACACCCTTTCAGCGGGTTTATTTTCAGGATATTGAAAATTCATTTATAGAAAATTTTCAGCTTGCTGATGCTATAGAACTTTTACCGGATACCCGCTTTAAAATAGCAGTGGGCGGTAGGCTTAATTATTACATTAATGAACTTTTTGTCCTGAGAAGCTATTATCGCTATTATACTGATGATTGGGGCATACGCTCCCACACGGCAAGTCTGGAAGTTCCTATAAAAGTCGCACCTAAATTTACCATTTATCCATCCTATCGCTATTATACCCAGACGGCTTCAGATTATTTTGCAGGATACGAAAGTCATTTGTCTACCGAAGCATTTTATACTTCAGACTATGATCTTTCTAATTTTAATGCTAATCAATACGGTTTTGGAGCCACTTATACAGATATTTTTACCAAAATCCATATTTGGGAACTGGGCCTTAAAAGTATTGACCTTAAATACAACCGCTACGCGCGTAATTCAAAGTTTAAAGCTGATATCATTGCTGTAGGATTCAAGTTTATTATGGATTGA
- a CDS encoding DUF4266 domain-containing protein — MIKKIGFVALLALCFSSCTAVREYEKVYINDPDMVLGTKNVDRFETNFHAYREAAVGANGGKTGGGCGCN, encoded by the coding sequence ATGATAAAGAAAATTGGATTTGTTGCATTACTGGCGCTCTGCTTTAGCTCGTGTACCGCGGTCAGGGAGTATGAAAAAGTCTATATAAATGACCCAGATATGGTGTTAGGAACCAAAAATGTAGACCGTTTTGAAACTAATTTTCACGCTTACAGGGAAGCGGCCGTGGGAGCAAATGGAGGTAAGACTGGTGGAGGTTGTGGCTGCAATTAA
- a CDS encoding FAD:protein FMN transferase → MKKTVLFFAFSLSFLLLSAQETHKRVVKLMGSRFEITVVAENAPMANAAIDTAIAEITRIEKLISSWDPNSQTSSINRNAGVAPVPVAVELYDLIKRAKIISKLTDGAFDISYASMDALWKFDGSMTKMPDPETIRASVAKVGYDNIVLNAEDHSVFLKLPGMKIGFGAIGKGYAADKAKALLIEKGVSAGIINASGDMNTWGKQPDGSTWKVAITNPMNKNNAFALLPILESAVVTSGNYEKYVTFNGVRYTHIIDPRTGLPSTGIISATVFAPTAELADALATSVFVMGRETGLDRINQLPNIECILIDDEGNISTSKNINIDTK, encoded by the coding sequence TTGAAAAAAACAGTTCTTTTTTTTGCTTTTTCGCTGTCCTTTTTGCTCCTTTCGGCGCAGGAAACCCATAAGCGTGTGGTTAAATTGATGGGAAGTCGTTTTGAGATTACCGTGGTTGCAGAGAATGCTCCAATGGCAAATGCAGCTATAGATACAGCTATTGCAGAGATAACACGCATAGAAAAATTGATATCTTCATGGGATCCCAATTCCCAGACATCGTCTATTAACAGGAATGCGGGTGTAGCGCCCGTACCGGTAGCGGTTGAACTTTACGATCTTATAAAAAGGGCAAAAATTATTTCAAAATTGACAGATGGAGCTTTTGATATCAGCTACGCATCTATGGACGCGCTTTGGAAATTTGACGGAAGTATGACCAAGATGCCTGATCCTGAAACCATAAGGGCCTCGGTGGCAAAAGTGGGGTATGATAACATTGTTTTAAATGCTGAAGATCACAGCGTATTCTTAAAACTCCCGGGTATGAAAATAGGTTTTGGTGCAATAGGTAAAGGTTACGCAGCAGATAAGGCAAAAGCGCTGCTAATAGAAAAGGGAGTAAGCGCTGGTATCATAAATGCCTCTGGAGATATGAATACCTGGGGGAAGCAGCCTGATGGCAGTACCTGGAAAGTTGCGATCACTAACCCCATGAACAAAAACAATGCTTTTGCACTTTTGCCTATTTTGGAAAGTGCCGTCGTGACCTCAGGTAATTATGAGAAATATGTAACTTTTAATGGAGTACGGTATACGCATATTATTGATCCTCGCACAGGCTTACCATCTACGGGAATAATCAGCGCTACCGTTTTTGCACCAACAGCAGAACTGGCAGATGCCCTCGCCACCTCAGTATTTGTTATGGGTAGGGAAACAGGGCTGGATCGCATCAATCAGTTGCCTAATATAGAGTGTATCCTTATAGATGACGAGGGTAATATAAGTACTTCAAAAAATATTAATATTGATACAAAATGA
- a CDS encoding thioredoxin family protein produces the protein MISRKQGILIFFALAVHFSVFAQNWHTDFQEAKKIASAEDKPIVLVFQGSDWCAPCIKLDREIWSTEAFKAYSKEHFVMLKADFPRSSKNALAKEQQNKNNILAETYNQEGYFPLVVVLNQKGDVLGKTGYQHVSPEDYIKTLNSFQ, from the coding sequence ATGATATCAAGAAAACAGGGAATACTTATATTCTTCGCTTTAGCAGTACATTTTTCTGTCTTTGCACAAAACTGGCATACTGATTTTCAAGAGGCAAAAAAAATCGCGTCTGCAGAAGATAAACCTATTGTTCTGGTCTTCCAGGGATCAGACTGGTGCGCGCCCTGTATTAAACTAGACCGTGAGATCTGGTCTACCGAAGCTTTTAAAGCATATTCCAAAGAGCATTTTGTAATGCTTAAAGCTGATTTTCCCAGAAGCAGCAAAAATGCTTTGGCCAAGGAACAGCAGAATAAAAACAATATATTAGCTGAAACATATAATCAGGAGGGATATTTTCCACTTGTGGTAGTCCTAAACCAGAAGGGTGACGTTTTAGGAAAGACAGGTTATCAGCACGTTTCACCAGAAGATTATATTAAAACGCTTAATTCCTTTCAGTAG
- a CDS encoding response regulator transcription factor — protein MNILVVEDEPGIASFVKQGLEEEGYVVDVAFNGSDGLILATSGNYDLLLLDWMLPGTSGIAICREARIHFPDTPVIFLTAKDTVDETIFALKAGANDYIKKPFHFAELLERVRVQLRKITKENKIFKVGNLKLDLGTYKVYKGPEEIHLTQKEFDLLAFLMLHKGKVCKRSDIIEQVWDIHFEYNTSVIDVYINALRKKLYLGDTDNYIQTIRGVGYSIATV, from the coding sequence ATGAATATCCTAGTTGTTGAAGATGAGCCAGGTATTGCCAGTTTTGTGAAACAAGGCCTGGAGGAAGAAGGCTATGTCGTTGATGTTGCTTTTAATGGAAGTGATGGATTGATACTTGCCACCTCTGGAAATTACGACTTGTTACTACTTGACTGGATGTTGCCAGGCACAAGTGGCATCGCCATTTGCCGTGAAGCACGTATTCATTTTCCTGATACTCCGGTAATTTTCCTCACCGCAAAAGATACCGTGGATGAAACCATTTTTGCCCTAAAGGCCGGGGCAAACGATTATATAAAAAAACCTTTTCATTTTGCTGAACTTCTTGAGCGTGTGCGCGTACAGTTACGCAAGATAACAAAGGAAAATAAAATTTTTAAGGTGGGTAATCTAAAGCTCGATCTTGGAACATATAAGGTTTATAAAGGCCCTGAAGAGATTCACCTTACACAAAAAGAATTTGATCTATTGGCTTTTTTAATGCTTCATAAAGGCAAGGTTTGCAAAAGGTCTGATATTATTGAACAGGTCTGGGATATACATTTTGAATACAATACCAGTGTTATTGATGTATATATAAATGCATTACGAAAAAAACTTTATCTGGGCGATACGGATAATTATATTCAAACCATACGCGGTGTGGGTTATAGCATCGCAACAGTATGA
- a CDS encoding sensor histidine kinase → MKLNFKTRIALYYMIATGIIMAVVFLAIFFVVQNTVYNNLDKDLDFEAHKHSKEVTITRDTIYFSNKAELEEREHLEVQVNPVFLQITDASGKLFDKSPNLKGNNLIVIDNQQTGKYNNTTLTHIPIRQVQLPLYHDGRKHGYIIAAMSLTASLNVITNLKYTLLILYPVVLLGLFLISSFLAGRSIKPIRTIIDTTNRISRNNLNERVIMAHQKDELYELSQAINALLHRLKNTIERERQFTSDASHELRTPLATLRGTLEVLIRKSRSQQEYEEKINFSISIIDFMTLTLEQLLTLARMENPTSIAKNNSTFLSTLIDDILSKYKREITAKNLKINLELDDALESKVHGYYANLILDNIIENAIKYSRKEGVIHISIKRNKNDVLCTIQDEGIGIRKEELDKLFNNFYRSDALEHKHISGNGLGLSIVKKSVEAIGAEIKIESKYKMGTTCTIVFKKG, encoded by the coding sequence ATGAAGCTCAATTTTAAAACCAGAATCGCGCTGTACTATATGATTGCCACGGGCATAATTATGGCAGTGGTTTTTTTGGCGATATTTTTTGTTGTCCAAAATACGGTTTATAATAACCTGGATAAAGATCTTGATTTTGAGGCGCATAAGCATAGTAAAGAAGTTACGATCACAAGGGATACCATCTATTTTTCAAACAAGGCAGAACTCGAAGAGAGGGAACATCTAGAGGTGCAGGTCAATCCCGTATTTTTACAAATCACAGATGCGTCAGGTAAGCTATTTGATAAATCCCCTAATTTAAAAGGGAACAACCTTATTGTTATAGATAATCAACAAACTGGCAAATACAACAATACCACTCTTACACATATTCCTATAAGGCAGGTGCAACTCCCATTGTACCATGATGGCAGGAAGCATGGATACATAATCGCGGCGATGTCACTTACCGCATCGCTAAATGTTATTACAAATCTAAAATACACCCTACTTATTTTATATCCCGTTGTATTGTTGGGGCTTTTTTTGATATCCAGTTTTCTTGCGGGGCGCAGTATAAAACCCATTCGTACCATAATAGACACAACAAACAGGATCTCGCGTAATAATCTCAATGAACGTGTGATAATGGCACATCAAAAAGACGAGCTCTACGAACTTTCACAAGCCATCAATGCTTTGTTGCACAGGCTTAAGAACACTATAGAACGTGAACGCCAGTTCACTTCTGATGCATCCCATGAACTCAGGACTCCGCTCGCGACCCTTCGCGGAACCCTTGAAGTACTTATACGAAAGTCAAGAAGCCAGCAGGAGTATGAAGAAAAGATAAATTTTAGCATTTCCATTATTGATTTTATGACTTTAACTTTAGAACAGCTTCTTACGCTTGCCCGTATGGAAAACCCTACCTCAATTGCTAAAAACAATAGTACATTCTTATCTACATTAATCGATGACATCCTATCTAAATATAAGAGGGAAATAACGGCAAAAAATTTAAAAATAAACCTGGAGCTCGATGATGCCCTTGAAAGTAAAGTGCATGGATATTATGCGAATTTGATTCTTGATAATATCATTGAAAATGCTATTAAATATTCAAGAAAGGAAGGAGTGATTCACATTTCAATTAAACGGAATAAAAATGACGTGCTGTGTACCATTCAAGATGAAGGTATAGGCATAAGAAAAGAGGAACTTGATAAACTCTTTAATAATTTTTATCGCTCTGATGCACTTGAACATAAGCACATTTCAGGAAACGGACTTGGCCTGTCAATCGTGAAAAAATCTGTTGAAGCCATTGGCGCTGAGATAAAAATTGAAAGTAAATATAAAATGGGAACGACATGTACCATAGTATTTAAAAAGGGTTAA